In the genome of Natronorubrum daqingense, the window CTTCGCACCCGGCGTGTGCCGTGTCCGAATCGGAACACTCGAACGGATCCCGGTCCGCCAGTTCGTTCCGGAACGTCGACCTGTCCTCATAGTTGTCATGTACTGCGAGCTATAATAAGCGTTCTGTAAGTTATGTCGGTAATTTCAGTATCCAATTTGGCGGCCATTCATCTTACCATACATGGCGGCCAATCCGTCGCCACCGCTCGAGGCTGACGAACGGATGGTCTGCGCAGAGAAAAAGTTCGACCGGCTTAGGTCGACTCCGTCAACGTGGGCACGCTCGCGTCTTCGTTCTCGAAAAACGCCAGTTCGTGAATGCGACTGTCCGGCGTCAGTTCGGGGTGGAACGCGGTGGCGACGACGGGGCCGTCTCGAACGGCGACCGGTCGTCCGTCCCACGACGCCAGCACCTCGACGGTCTCGCCGACGTCGTCGATTGCGGGTGCGCGGATGAACACTGCCGGATACGGTTCGTCGTCGGCCAACCCGTCGACCGCGAGTGGCGCTTCGAAGCTGTCTTTTTGGCGACCGAAGGCGTTTCGTTCGATGGTTACGTCGACGAGGCCGAGTTCCTCGACCCGGTCGTCGTTCGCGTCGCTCGAGGCGACGATCAATCCGGCACACGTCACGAACAGCGGTTTGTTGGCGGCGACGTGATCGCGGAGTTCCGGTGCGATACCCTCGCTGTGGACGAACCGGGAGATGGTCGTCGATTCGCCGCCGGGCATGGCGAGCAGGTCGCACTCGGGAACTACTCCTGACTCACGGATTTCGTGGACGGTGACCTCGCGTCCGTGGGCGCTCACTGCGCGTTCGATAGCCGTCGCGTGCTCTTCGACGTCGCCCTGAACGGCGACGACGCCAGCGGTCAGTGACATGACCGCGGATAGGCGGAGGGGTATCAAAAAGGCCGCGTCCCTATTTCGACTCGACCGCGAATCGAACTGTCGTGCCATCGGGGTCGCTGACGGCGATTCCGTCGTCTCGGTCGTCGATAGCGTGTCCGTCGGCCTCGAGTCGCGTTCGAATTTCCTCGAGTGCGTCACTCGAGGACACGAGGAGTTCGAACCACGCCAATCCCCGTTCGTCTGGCGATCTCGTTTTCGAACGCCGATTCCAGGTGTTGATCCCGAGGTGGTGGTGGTAGCCGCCCGCCGCCAAAAAGACCGCAGACGGTGCCGTATCCATCACGTCGAATCCCAGGGTGTCCGCGTAGAACGCCCGTGACTCCTCGAGCGAGGAAACCTCGAGGTGGACGTGTCCGATGGTCGTGTCAGGTGGCACCGTCTCCGCTGGCGCTGCGCTCGGGCCGTCCACCTCCGCCGTGGGCCTCGTCGCTTCTTCTAGTTCCTCGAGATCCAGCGGCCACGAGCCGATCTGTAGACTGCCGTCGTCGTCGCGGGGCCACTCCGACTCGGGACGGTCGACGTACACCTCGACGCCGTTTCCCTCCGGATCTCGGCAGTAGAGTGCCTTGCTGACGCCGTGATCCGACGCCCCGCTGAGCGTCCAGCGCTCGCTGATTCGAGCGAGCACAGTCGCTACCGCTGCGTCGCTGGGAACGCGAATCGCCACGTGGAACAATCCGGCCGACGCCTCGTCTCGAGGGCTGGCGTCCGGATCGGCGTCTATCTCGAGCAGTGGCGTCCCATCGACGCCGAGCACCGCCGGGTCTCGGTTCACGACCTCGAGACCGATCACCTTTCGGTAAAACTCGGTGACCGCCGACTCGTCGCTGACGGTCAGTGCGCATCGACCGAGTCGCGTCGACGCCGGCCGTTGCAGGTCGGGACTGGTCATACGCCGAATACGTGCTCCTCGCCTATATACTGTCGAACGGTGTTTCCTCTCGGTCTGCGGTGTTCGTCGAAACGTTGTGTTTTGCGTACGACTGGAAGTGCGTCGGGCGTCGCCACTCGAGGATATTGTGAAAGGGAAAGTTGGGGTGGGGGGATTGGGGGTGGCGATAGACTATCGCAGATCGCCATCTGTGGGTACGATTCGATGCAGCGTAAGTATACTTGCTAATTATGTCGTTATCTCTTGAACCAGATACTAATTATCTAGAAACGCCGTCGAACACGAGGGAAACGAGCTTTCGCTCGGCCGCTCGCAAGTGGTACTGATACGTCGGTGAGGAAATATCGAGTGCCGCCGCAAGATCCTCACCAGTGCTGTCACGTGGCCACTCGAAAAAGCCGCTGTAGTGGGCCGCTTGCAGGGCTTCGAACTGCTTCGTCGTCAATCGCTCCTCGAGGTGCGTCTCGAGCTGTCGGACCGACCGTGTCGTCGTCTCCCG includes:
- a CDS encoding VOC family protein — protein: MTSPDLQRPASTRLGRCALTVSDESAVTEFYRKVIGLEVVNRDPAVLGVDGTPLLEIDADPDASPRDEASAGLFHVAIRVPSDAAVATVLARISERWTLSGASDHGVSKALYCRDPEGNGVEVYVDRPESEWPRDDDGSLQIGSWPLDLEELEEATRPTAEVDGPSAAPAETVPPDTTIGHVHLEVSSLEESRAFYADTLGFDVMDTAPSAVFLAAGGYHHHLGINTWNRRSKTRSPDERGLAWFELLVSSSDALEEIRTRLEADGHAIDDRDDGIAVSDPDGTTVRFAVESK
- the pdxT gene encoding pyridoxal 5'-phosphate synthase glutaminase subunit PdxT, with product MSLTAGVVAVQGDVEEHATAIERAVSAHGREVTVHEIRESGVVPECDLLAMPGGESTTISRFVHSEGIAPELRDHVAANKPLFVTCAGLIVASSDANDDRVEELGLVDVTIERNAFGRQKDSFEAPLAVDGLADDEPYPAVFIRAPAIDDVGETVEVLASWDGRPVAVRDGPVVATAFHPELTPDSRIHELAFFENEDASVPTLTEST